A genomic window from Plasmodium malariae genome assembly, chromosome: 10 includes:
- the PmUG01_10010500 gene encoding fam-l protein, producing MEQEKKALLLVNFLGFILLSWKYHFNSDNMFSITLDEGCKLKKKLETRNCRLLGKHEHLKDSNVVNINKGIEYIGLNNIKDIHNNEERIKKKKKQPNGSSPRCTRGYKKDTKNKTCTFNAKKYSHMEKKIFKELDYEDFLKNNRTISDKLYKKIILKKCRLRLALPLLLFLLLSLGLILDFSFNCGLTRGLYKLLSYSLSSQEMMKFHNYLKSNVSSFFKYSVPKDNSSTTDFYITPFFDFLIYCVVFFILGISIISGIIYYHKKVIKYEKIKFRKR from the exons atggaacaagaaaaaaaggcACTATTGCTTGTTAATTTTCTTGGATTTATCCTTTTATCTTGGAAATATCATTTTAACAGTGAT aaCATGTTTAGCATAACCTTGGATGAGGGCTGCAAgcttaagaaaaaattagaaacTAGAAATTGTCGATTGTTAGGAAAACATGAACACCTTAAGGACTCAAAtgttgtaaatataaataaagggATAGAATATATTGGTTTGAACAACATAAaagatatacataataatgaggaaagaataaaaaaaaaaaagaaacaaccAAATGGAAGTTCACCAAGGTGTACTAGAGGCTATAAAAAAGATACGAAGAATAAAACATGTACATTTAAtgctaaaaaatattcccatatggaaaagaaaatattcaaGGAACTTGATTACGaagattttcttaaaaacaacAGAACAATCAGTGATAAgttgtacaaaaaaataatacttaaaaaatgcaGATTACGACTTGCTTTacctttattattgtttttgttGTTATCATTAGGACTTATATtagatttttcttttaattgtGGGCTTACGAGGGGGTTATATAAGTTATTGAGTTATTCATTAAGTTCGCAAGAGATGATGAAATTTCACAATTATTTGAAATCCAATGTAAGTTCATTTTTCAAGTATAGTGTACCAAAAGACAATAGTAGTACTACagatttttatataacacctttttttgattttctaatatattgtGTAGTCTTCTTTATATTGGGTATCAGCATTATATCaggaattatttattaccataaaaaagttataaaatatgaaaaaattaaatttaggaAAAGGTAA
- the PmUG01_10010800 gene encoding PIR protein: MEKTTYDEILQKLASNEIYIKLISENNKLNNNFNYNIFDSVRTKYKANYINRENVARNLKKIPEKNKLWNYNWRCLYYIYCVYEKISKFMENNSSNTDVTDVVTKIHNTQNSVIEDYRILNCSYNFDDEILRELYNRKSERYLYEYFAYYESIKSKHFCISGVIDKSKKYFNAIKSFYNGKRREYCEKNISKFPNYFLNCGNEFDLGKILSKFDFENKQGCNGLKSIIYKTTEDNPDSTPINEEFLKSIYLTACSTVSNGESSPNNDGMSCNLFGENVKQSFSTTAAGSAELQDIHGNVSSDIQVAISSTYLAEVLSEKNRKEVGDNNQGEKNKISFDEIKYNEFRWNFGSGEMYCLRNTRENDKNGKCVYLEELIDDGFFIKEKVYTGYKFTAGKKWDLQYLARAVNKKIEWKSLKSMSPIFKDSRNFQVVYPNKATNTDICNTYGQIFSRKDEEYNTLNNTFFRMSMVVVLVMGLIFVIFLYYKFTPFGSYVSKIRKRKKRD; the protein is encoded by the exons atggaaaaaacaaCTTAT GATGAAATATTACAGAAGTTAGCTTCAAAtgagatatatataaaattaatatctgagaacaataaattaaataataatttcaattacaatatatttgatTCGGTAAGAACTAAATATAAAGCTAATTATATTAATCGTGAAAATGTTGcaagaaatttaaaaaaaatacctgaaaaaaataaattatggaACTATAATTGGCgttgtttatattatatatactgtgtatatgaaaaaataagcaaattCATGGAAAACAATTCATCAAATACTGATGTAACAGATGTTGTTACTAAAATTCATAATACCCAAAATTCTGTTATCGAGGATTATAGGATATTAAATTGCAGTTATAATTTTGATGACGAAATTTTAAGGGAATTGTATAATAGAAAAAGTGAGAGATATTTGTATGaatattttgcatattatGAGAGTATTAAAAGTAaacatttttgtatttctgGTGTGATTGATAAATCTAAGAAATACTTTAATGCTATTAAAAGTTTCTATAATGGAAAAAGGAGGGAATATTGtgagaaaaatatatcaaagtttcctaattattttttgaactGTGGTAATGAGTTTGATCtaggaaaaatattatctaaATTCGATTTTGAAAATAAGCAAGGTTGTAATGGActaaaaagtattatatataaaacgaCTGAAGATAATCCTGATTCTACGCCAATAAATGAAGAATTCTTGAAGTCAATTTATTTAACTGCATGTTCTACTGTGAGTAATGGGGAATCTTCACCAAATAATGATGGTATGTCATGTAATTTATTCGGAGAAAATGTCAAACAAAGTTTTAGTACGACTGCAGCTGGAAGTGCTGAACTACAAGATATCCATGGAAATGTTTCTTCAGATATTCAAGTAGCAATATCCAGTACGTATTTAGCAGAAGTTCTATctgaaaaaaataggaaagaAGTGGGTGATAATAATcaaggagaaaaaaataaaatatcatttgACGAAAtcaaatataatgaatttagATGGAATTTTGGAAGCGGAGAAATGTATTGTCTACGTAACACACGAGAGAATGATAAGAACGgaaaatgtgtatatttagAAGAATTGATAGACGAtggtttttttataaaagaaaaagtttaTACAGGTTACAAATTTACAGCAGGAAAAAAATGGGATCTCCAATATTTAGCAAGAGCAGTTAACAAGAAAATAGAATGGAAATCATTGAAATCGATGTCACCAATATTTAAAGATTCAAGAAATTTCCAAGTTGTATATCCTAATAAAGCTACGAATACAGATATTTGTAATACATATGGACAGATATTTTCTAGAAAAGATGaagaatataatacattaaacAACACATTTTTTCGTATGTCTATGGTAGTTGTTTTAGTAATGGGATTAATTTTTGTGATTTTCCTTTATTACAAA TTTACTCCTTTTGGATCATATGTGagtaaaattagaaaaaggaaaaaacgaGATTGA
- the PmUG01_10010900 gene encoding fam-l protein has translation MMEQKITLLFIKISTFILLIWICHFYNDTSPFNKSLDEKCNIHLILNTENYRLLGEYKRNKDSCLAYINEEIPNNVVRKKKYISKNKKGTKGKRKQLFRSSLYMEELGKTVKKNKCVIPKTKKYFDFEKKIFKKLDYKDYIKNINPFENKEYKKLERKKRRIRIALLLLFFLVLIVPVLDISLETYTGGGLLGLLSLVYPKTITGGQSDQIEGILATFLSTDGWSSIEIIFRSPILIYCVPFLIFVVVFILGMVYYYNKVIKYENIKFIKRLNKR, from the exons atgatggaacaaaaaattacgttactgtttattaaaatttcaacgtttatacttttaatttggATATGTCATTTTTACAATGACACG agcccttttaataaaagtttggatgaaaaatgtaatattcaTCTAATATTAAATACAGAAAATTATCGATTATTAGGAGAATATAAACGGAATAAGGATTCATGTCTTGCATATATTAACGAAGAAATACCAAATAATGTagtgagaaaaaaaaaatatatatctaaaaataaaaaaggaacaaagGGAAAACGCAAACAATTATTTAGGAGTTCGTTATATATGGAGGAATTAGGTAAAActgttaagaaaaataaatgtgttatacctaaaacaaaaaaatattttgattttgaaaaaaaaatatttaaaaaacttgATTATAAAGATTAcattaaaaacataaatccatttgaaaataaggaatataaaaaattagaacgTAAAAAACGCAGAATAAGAATTGCTTtacttttgttatttttcttgGTATTGATTGTGCCCGTATTAGATATTTCATTAGAGACATATACAGGTGGTGGTTTGTTGGGTTTATTAAGCCTGGTATACCCAAAGACGATTACAGGAGGTCAAAGTGATCAGATAGAGGGAATTTTGGCTACATTTTTAAGCACAGATGGATGGAGTTcaatagaaataatattcaGATCAcctattttgatttattgcGTACCTTTCCTTATATTTGTtgttgtatttatattagggatggtttattactataataaagttataaaatatgagaaCATTAAGTTCATAAAAAGATTAAATAAGAGGTAA
- the PmUG01_10011000 gene encoding Plasmodium exported protein, unknown function: protein MEQNIMFIFFIKIFMFILLIWMCHFYSYMSRFNKILDENYGSDKKLDTRIYRLLGNCVKGIFANVGDLELKISYNKKKNKKQLFTTDNEKWNKENKEKLYRSALIKEKLIKQLMKNKSSMLHKSYNYYEKKIMNGLNDKAFFKKMMLINDKNYKKLKRKKYGLRLFLLLLLFVVVLMIPILDLSLSNSNNSIYLLTLLCQILGYSSTSDSQSLQAGSEGVDTPSFSSFCSKNSTTALKVSSILIYCVPILILGIILILGIFCYYRKIIKHKQIKSLETFYEW, encoded by the exons AtggaacaaaatattatgtttattttttttatcaaaatttttatgtttatccTCTTAATTTGGATGTGTCATTTTTACAGTTACATG agcaggtttaacaaaattttggATGAGAATTATGGTTctgataaaaaattagatacTCGAATTTATCGATTATTAGGAAATTGTGTAAAAGGTATTTTTGCAAATGTTGGTGATTTAGAATTAAAGatatcatataataaaaaaaaaaataaaaaacaattatttacaactgataatgaaaaatggaacaaagaaaataaagaaaaattatatagaagTGCATTAATTAAGGAAAAATTGATTAAGCaacttatgaaaaataaatcatccATGTTGCATAaatcatataattattatgaaaaaaaaataatgaatggaCTTAATGATAaagctttttttaaaaaaatgatgttaattaatgataagaattacaaaaaattaaagcgTAAAAAATACGGATTACgactttttttacttttactatTATTCGTGGTGGTGTTAATGATACCTATATTAGATTTATCATTAAGTAATTCTAATaattcaatttatttattgacATTATTATGTCAGATATTAGGATATAGTTCTACGTCTGATTCTCAGTCTCTTCAAGCTGGCTCTGAAGGCGTAGATACCCCTTCATTCAGCTCTTTTTGTTCAAAGAATTCAACTACAGCATTAAAAGTATCTagtattctaatatattgtgtacctattttaatattgggtattatacttattctaggaattttttgttattatagaaaaatcataaaacataaacaaattaagTCCTTGGAAACGTTCTATGAGTGGTAa
- the PmUG01_10011100 gene encoding PIR protein: MPGILQESFIQSLPSKIYYRQNFESNNNYCFAFEDNSEFSKKKAQLNNYEKIKSVQDKLARALCYVAFTSDGNDCKEQCRNLYYWLGNELLLSKLEENSFSKVIGILNDISNILYKPGKCKCTFFKETNMETFEKMKTAFDYCKDHVYIKSTLENHNNMCNNEFSAYLVNADNTYNELYDCAKTKFVTYIMQLKNHIPSCFNEKLSRLTCIINKVSAEEQDSSPYNTANIDQEFVINPSTFGSSQIILYIVIPFIVIFFFGFLLYKFTPIWSWMNTRILKKKSSRRNLEDTDTLELTEYMYEQRKSNLDRRQLNVAYYAT, translated from the exons ATGCCCGGTATCCTACAG GAAAGTTTTATACAATCACTACCAtctaaaatttattatagaCAAAATTTTGagtcaaataataattattgcTTTGCGTTTGAAGATAATAGtgaattttcaaaaaaaaaggctcaattaaataattatgaaaaaattaaaagtgtTCAAGATAAGCTTGCGAGGGCTTTATGTTATGTAGCTTTTACTTCAGATGGCAATGATTGTAAAGAACAGTGTCGTAATTTGTACTATTGGTTAGGcaatgaattattattaagtaAATTAGAGGAAAATTCATTTTCTAAAGTTATTGGAATACTCAATgatatttcaaatattctTTATAAGCCTGGTAAATGCaaatgtactttttttaaagaaactAATATGGAGACgtttgaaaaaatgaagactGCTTTTGATTATTGCAAAGATCACGTTTACATTAAGAGTACACTGgaaaatcataataatatgtgtAACAATGAATTTAGTGCTTATCTTGTTAATGCTGATAATACTTATAATGAACTGTATGACTGtgcaaaaacaaaatttgtTACGTATATTATGCAACTAAAAAATCATATTCCCAGTTGTTTTAATGAAAAGTTATCTCGTTTGACATGCATAATTAATAAAGTTTCCGCAGAAGAACAAGATTCAAGTCCATATAATACTGCTAATATTGACCAAGAATTTGTAATTAATCCATCAACCTTTGGTTCTTCTCAAATTATCCTGTACATTGTTATACCttttattgtaatattcTTCTTTGGCTTCCTCTTGTATAaa ttTACTCCAATTTGGTCGTGGATGAATACTcgaatattaaagaaaaaatcaaGTAGACGTAATTTGGAAGATACAGATACACTAGAATTAACAGAATACATGTATGAACAAAGAAAATCAAATTTGGATAGAAGACAGTTAAATGTAGCGTATTATGCTACATGA